One genomic segment of Litorilinea aerophila includes these proteins:
- a CDS encoding dihydroorotate dehydrogenase-like protein, whose amino-acid sequence MDLTTTYMGLTLKHPVVPSASPLSQGLDQIRRLEDAGASAIVMYSLFEEQITAESHLLDHYLSYGAESFAEALSYYPEMETYNVGPQEYLELIQRAKAAVDIPIIGSLNGVSSGGWIEYARHIEEAGADGLELNIYYIPTDPNMTGQEVEQMYVDVVRDVRQSVSIPVAVKVGPYFSAFANMAKRFHEAGADALVVFNRFYQPDFDLEHLEVVPNLVLSSSHELRLPLRWVAILYGRVPIDFAITSGVHTHEDVLKGLMAGARVMMMASELLRNGVERIGQVVEELRRWMEEHEYESVRQMQGSMSQQNVAEPAAFERANYMKVLQSWRPDPTGMFLH is encoded by the coding sequence ATGGACTTAACCACTACCTATATGGGCCTGACCCTTAAACATCCCGTTGTTCCGTCAGCCTCACCCCTCTCCCAGGGGTTGGACCAGATCCGGCGCCTGGAGGATGCCGGGGCGTCAGCCATCGTCATGTACTCGCTCTTCGAAGAGCAGATTACCGCCGAGAGCCACCTCCTGGATCACTACCTCAGCTACGGCGCCGAAAGCTTTGCCGAGGCCCTGAGCTATTACCCCGAGATGGAGACCTACAACGTGGGGCCCCAGGAGTACCTGGAGCTGATCCAGCGGGCCAAGGCCGCGGTGGACATCCCCATCATCGGCAGCCTGAACGGCGTCTCCAGCGGCGGCTGGATCGAGTACGCCCGCCACATCGAAGAGGCGGGCGCCGACGGCCTGGAGCTGAACATTTACTACATCCCCACCGACCCCAACATGACCGGGCAGGAAGTGGAGCAGATGTACGTGGACGTGGTGCGGGACGTGAGGCAGAGCGTCTCCATCCCGGTGGCCGTGAAGGTGGGCCCCTATTTCAGCGCCTTCGCCAACATGGCCAAACGCTTCCACGAAGCCGGCGCCGATGCCCTGGTGGTCTTCAACCGCTTCTACCAGCCGGACTTCGACCTGGAGCATCTGGAGGTGGTGCCCAACCTGGTCCTCAGCAGCTCCCACGAGCTGCGGCTGCCCCTGCGCTGGGTGGCCATCCTCTACGGCCGCGTGCCCATCGACTTCGCCATCACCAGCGGCGTTCACACCCACGAAGACGTGCTGAAGGGGCTCATGGCCGGCGCCCGGGTCATGATGATGGCGTCGGAGCTGCTGCGCAACGGTGTGGAGCGCATCGGCCAGGTGGTGGAGGAGCTCCGCCGTTGGATGGAAGAGCACGAGTATGAATCGGTGCGCCAGATGCAGGGCAGCATGAGCCAGCAGAACGTGGCCGAGCCGGCTGCGTTTGAGCGGGCCAACTACATGAAGGTCCTCCAGTCCTGGCGCCCGGATCCCACCGGCATGTTTCTGCACTGA
- the nifJ gene encoding pyruvate:ferredoxin (flavodoxin) oxidoreductase, giving the protein MVRERVTIDGNEAAAYVAYKTNEVIAIYPITPSSPMGELADEWSAHGQTNIWGTRPQVVEMQSEGGAAGAVHGALQTGSLTTTFTASQGLLLMIPNLYKIAGELTSTVFHIAARSVAAQALSIFGDHSDVMAARSTGWAMLFSNSVQEVMDLALIAQASTLKARVPFLHIFDGFRTSHEINKIEKLSDDDIRSLIDDELVRAHRARGLSPDRPFIRGTAQNPDVFFQARETVNPFYLATPQIVQETMDQFARLTGRHYHLFDYVGAPDAERVIVLMGSGVGAVEETVEHLMRQGEKVGVVKVRLFRPFSGAHLLQALPPTVRRIAVLDRTKEPGSAGEPLYVDVVTAVAEGMASGEAPFTAMPRIVGGRYGLSSKEFTPAMVKGIFDELDKERPKNHFTVGIVDDVTHTSIDYDPNFDIEPDDVVRAVFWGLGSDGTVSANKNSIKIIGEETPNYAQGYFVYDSKKSGARTVSHLRFGPRPIRSTYLIRRANFVAVHQFGFLQKFNVLEPAAPGATFLLNAPFGPDEVWDQLPRPVQEQIIQKRLKFYVIDAYKVAAELGLGVRINTIMQTCFFAISGVLPREEAIAQIKQAIRKTYGKRGEVIVRKNFAAVDAALAHLHQVSVPDRATSTIEMPPVVPEEAPQFVKTVTAPMLAGEGDLLPVSALPVDGTYPSATTRWEKRNIALEVPVWDPDICIQCGKCVLVCPHAVIRSKVVDESELANAPEGFLSADARWRELAGKKYTLQVAVEDCTGCSLCVEVCPAKDKRAVGRKAINMEPQLPLREQGRRHWDFFLQLPEQPHVDTLRFNNVKNVQLLQPLFEFSGACAGCGETPYLKLMSQLFGDRTIIANATGCSSIYGGNLPTTPWAVNREGRGPAWSNSLFEDNAEFGLGMRLTLDKQAEYAAELVQRLRHVIGDELADGLLQSEQADEAEIQAQRARVEVLKQKLTGLTDGPLAAEARDLLSLADKLVRKSVWIVGGDGWAYDIGYGGLDHVLASGRNVNILVLDTEVYSNTGGQSSKATPLGAVAKFAAGGKATAKKDLGLMAMSYGNVYVAQVAMGANDAHTVRAFLEAESYPGPSLIIAYSHCIAHGINMAKGMEQQRLATESGYWPLYRYDPRRKAEGKNPLQLDSKAPRIPLKDYAYNENRYRMLTQTDPEAAERLLQAAQEAVWERWRRYEELARSPVAAEAPASA; this is encoded by the coding sequence ATGGTTCGTGAACGCGTGACGATTGACGGCAACGAAGCGGCGGCCTACGTCGCCTATAAAACCAACGAAGTGATTGCCATCTACCCCATCACGCCCTCCTCTCCCATGGGGGAACTGGCCGACGAGTGGAGCGCCCACGGCCAGACCAACATCTGGGGGACCCGCCCACAGGTGGTGGAGATGCAGTCCGAAGGGGGGGCAGCCGGCGCGGTCCACGGCGCTTTGCAGACCGGCTCTCTGACCACCACCTTCACCGCCAGCCAGGGCCTGCTGCTCATGATCCCCAACCTGTACAAAATTGCCGGGGAACTGACCAGCACCGTCTTCCACATTGCGGCCCGCTCCGTGGCGGCCCAGGCCCTCTCCATCTTCGGCGACCACAGCGACGTCATGGCCGCCCGCAGCACCGGCTGGGCCATGCTCTTTTCCAACTCGGTGCAGGAAGTGATGGACCTGGCCCTCATCGCCCAGGCCAGCACCCTGAAAGCCCGGGTGCCCTTCCTGCACATCTTCGACGGCTTTCGCACGTCCCACGAGATCAACAAGATCGAGAAGCTCAGCGATGACGATATCCGCAGCCTGATCGACGACGAGCTGGTGCGGGCCCATCGAGCCCGGGGTCTGTCGCCGGATCGCCCCTTCATCCGCGGCACCGCGCAGAATCCGGATGTCTTCTTCCAGGCCCGGGAGACGGTGAATCCCTTCTACCTGGCCACCCCCCAGATCGTCCAGGAGACCATGGACCAGTTCGCCCGGTTGACCGGTCGGCACTACCACCTCTTCGACTACGTGGGCGCGCCCGACGCGGAGCGGGTGATCGTCCTCATGGGCTCGGGCGTCGGGGCCGTGGAGGAGACGGTGGAGCACCTGATGCGCCAGGGAGAGAAGGTGGGCGTGGTCAAAGTGCGTCTCTTCCGCCCCTTCTCGGGCGCGCATCTGCTCCAGGCCTTGCCCCCCACAGTACGCCGGATCGCGGTGCTGGACCGCACCAAGGAGCCTGGCAGCGCGGGTGAACCCCTCTACGTGGACGTGGTGACGGCCGTGGCCGAAGGGATGGCCAGCGGCGAGGCGCCCTTCACCGCCATGCCCCGCATCGTGGGCGGCCGCTATGGCCTTTCATCCAAGGAGTTCACCCCGGCCATGGTCAAGGGCATCTTCGACGAACTGGACAAAGAGCGGCCCAAGAACCACTTCACCGTGGGCATCGTGGACGACGTTACCCACACCAGCATCGACTACGACCCCAACTTCGACATCGAACCCGACGATGTGGTCCGGGCGGTCTTCTGGGGCCTGGGCTCGGACGGGACCGTGAGCGCCAACAAGAATTCCATTAAGATCATCGGCGAGGAGACGCCCAACTACGCCCAGGGCTACTTCGTCTACGACTCCAAGAAGTCCGGGGCGCGAACGGTCTCCCACCTGCGCTTCGGCCCGCGCCCCATCAGAAGCACCTACCTGATCCGGCGGGCGAACTTCGTCGCCGTCCATCAGTTCGGTTTTTTGCAGAAGTTCAACGTGCTGGAGCCGGCGGCCCCCGGCGCCACCTTCCTGCTCAACGCCCCCTTCGGCCCTGACGAGGTGTGGGACCAGTTGCCCCGCCCCGTCCAGGAGCAGATCATCCAAAAGCGGCTGAAGTTTTACGTCATCGATGCCTACAAAGTGGCGGCGGAGCTGGGGCTGGGCGTGCGCATCAACACCATCATGCAGACCTGCTTCTTCGCCATCAGCGGCGTGCTGCCCCGGGAAGAGGCCATCGCCCAGATCAAGCAGGCCATCCGCAAGACCTACGGCAAGCGGGGCGAGGTCATCGTGCGCAAGAACTTCGCCGCGGTGGATGCAGCCCTGGCCCACCTGCACCAGGTTTCCGTGCCGGACCGGGCCACCAGCACCATCGAAATGCCGCCCGTGGTTCCCGAAGAGGCGCCCCAGTTCGTCAAGACCGTGACCGCCCCCATGCTGGCCGGCGAGGGCGACCTGTTGCCGGTGAGCGCCCTGCCCGTGGACGGCACCTACCCCAGCGCCACCACCCGTTGGGAGAAGCGCAACATCGCCCTGGAGGTGCCGGTCTGGGATCCGGACATCTGCATCCAGTGTGGCAAGTGTGTGCTGGTCTGCCCCCACGCGGTCATCCGCAGCAAGGTGGTGGATGAGAGCGAGCTGGCCAATGCGCCCGAGGGCTTCCTGTCCGCCGACGCCCGCTGGCGGGAGCTGGCCGGGAAGAAGTACACCCTGCAGGTCGCGGTGGAGGACTGCACCGGCTGCAGCCTCTGCGTGGAGGTCTGCCCGGCCAAGGACAAGCGAGCGGTCGGCCGCAAGGCCATCAACATGGAGCCCCAGCTTCCCCTGCGGGAACAGGGCCGGCGCCACTGGGACTTCTTCCTCCAGTTGCCGGAGCAGCCCCACGTGGACACCCTTCGCTTCAACAACGTCAAGAATGTCCAGCTCCTGCAGCCTTTGTTCGAGTTTTCCGGCGCCTGTGCCGGCTGCGGCGAGACCCCCTACCTCAAGCTCATGAGCCAGCTCTTCGGCGACCGGACCATCATCGCCAACGCCACCGGCTGCTCCAGCATCTACGGCGGCAACCTGCCCACCACCCCCTGGGCCGTGAACCGGGAGGGGCGGGGCCCCGCCTGGAGCAACTCCCTCTTCGAGGACAACGCGGAGTTCGGCCTGGGCATGCGCCTGACCCTGGACAAGCAGGCCGAGTACGCGGCCGAGCTGGTCCAGCGCCTGCGCCACGTCATCGGCGACGAGCTGGCCGACGGCCTCCTCCAGAGCGAACAGGCGGACGAGGCGGAGATCCAGGCCCAGCGGGCCCGGGTGGAAGTGCTCAAGCAGAAGCTGACCGGCCTGACCGATGGCCCCCTGGCGGCGGAAGCCCGGGATCTCCTCAGCCTGGCCGACAAGCTGGTGCGCAAGAGCGTCTGGATCGTGGGCGGCGACGGCTGGGCCTATGACATCGGCTACGGCGGCCTGGATCATGTCCTGGCCAGCGGCCGCAATGTCAACATCCTGGTGCTGGACACCGAGGTCTACTCCAACACCGGCGGCCAGTCCTCCAAGGCCACCCCCCTGGGTGCGGTGGCCAAGTTCGCCGCCGGCGGCAAGGCCACGGCCAAGAAGGACCTGGGCCTGATGGCCATGAGCTACGGCAACGTCTACGTGGCCCAGGTGGCCATGGGCGCCAACGACGCCCACACGGTGCGGGCCTTCCTGGAGGCCGAGTCCTACCCGGGGCCCTCCCTCATCATCGCCTACAGCCACTGCATCGCCCACGGCATCAACATGGCCAAGGGCATGGAACAGCAGCGCCTGGCCACCGAGTCCGGCTACTGGCCCCTGTACCGCTACGACCCCCGGCGCAAAGCCGAGGGGAAGAACCCGCTGCAGCTGGACTCCAAAGCCCCGCGGATCCCGCTGAAGGATTATGCCTACAACGAGAACCGCTACCGCATGTTGACCCAGACCGACCCCGAGGCCGCGGAGCGGCTCCTGCAGGCCGCCCAGGAGGCCGTCTGGGAGCGCTGGCGCCGCTACGAAGAGCTGGCCCGCTCGCCGGTGGCCGCGGAAGCACCCGCGTCGGCCTGA
- a CDS encoding CBS domain-containing protein: MLVQDRMSTPAVTVEPDLPFQEALKLMQQHRFRRLPVVDRRQRLVGIVSERDLLHAAPSPATSLNIWELNYLLSKLTVGELMTRQVHVVTPDTPIEEAARLMVAHKIGGLPVVDQARHVLGVITETDIFKVFSEMLGSDVPGLRLVLAMPPGQMPLAALLQALVELDGRLVSVGTFRPDEQGHARVLIKVAGIPKEALLARLEALGDHVLDVR, from the coding sequence ATGTTGGTTCAGGATCGGATGAGCACGCCGGCCGTGACGGTGGAGCCGGATCTGCCCTTTCAGGAGGCGCTCAAGCTCATGCAGCAGCACCGCTTTCGGCGGCTGCCGGTGGTGGATCGGCGCCAGCGCCTGGTGGGCATCGTTTCCGAGCGAGATCTCCTCCACGCCGCGCCGTCCCCGGCGACTTCCCTGAACATCTGGGAGCTGAACTACCTCCTGTCCAAGCTGACCGTCGGCGAGCTGATGACCCGGCAGGTGCACGTGGTCACTCCGGACACCCCCATCGAAGAGGCCGCCCGGCTGATGGTGGCGCACAAGATCGGTGGGCTGCCGGTGGTGGACCAGGCGCGCCACGTGCTGGGGGTCATCACCGAGACCGATATCTTCAAAGTATTTTCCGAAATGTTGGGCAGCGATGTACCCGGGCTGCGCCTGGTGCTGGCCATGCCGCCGGGGCAGATGCCCCTGGCAGCCCTGCTCCAGGCCCTGGTAGAACTGGACGGCCGGCTGGTCAGTGTGGGCACCTTTCGCCCGGACGAGCAGGGGCACGCCCGGGTGCTGATCAAAGTAGCCGGCATCCCAAAGGAGGCTCTGCTCGCCCGCCTGGAAGCCCTGGGCGACCACGTCCTGGATGTGCGGTAA